In the Candidatus Roizmanbacteria bacterium genome, GATATGCGAATTAGTCGTAAACAAGGCGTTTTTCGATGGTTTTCTAGACTTACTTTCAAAAATAAGATCCTTACACTTCTTGGAGCAGGAATCGTCGTGGGGGGGTTGTTTTTATTCCTTGTGTTTGCTTGGTTTGCGAGGGACCTCCCAGCGCCGGGTAAACTCACCCAGGTTAATGACTCAGCAACTATCTTTTACGACCGTGATGGTAAAGTTCTATTCGAACTCTACAAAGATAAAAATCGACTCCCGGTCAAGGGTGATGAGATCCCGGATCTCATGAAGAAAGCAACGATTTCTATAGAGGATAAGGATTTTTATAAACATAAGGGTATCTCAGAGTCTGGTCTAATTAGAGCGCTACTTGTATCTCCCCTTACTGGAGGTGGTGTGCAGGGTGGATCAACTATTACTCAGCAGCTTATCAAATTAGTTCTTTTAGACTCCGAAAGAACTGCGTCTCGCAAGATTAAGGAGATGATTTTAGCCATTGAAATTGAGCGTCGTTACTCCAAAGATGAAATACTTGAGCTGTACCTAAATGAAATACCTTACGGTGGAACTATGTACGGAGTCGGTTCCGCAGCAAAAGGATATTTCGGAAAATCACCGAGTGATTTGACGCTTGTTGAGATGGCATTTTTAGCGGGACTTCCTCAGTTACCTTCTCAATACTCACCATTCATTGGAGCAAAGGATGCATGGAAGTATAGAACCACAGCCGTACTTCGACGTATGAGGGAAGAAGGATACATTACAAAAAAGGAAGAACTTGAAGCTCTGACCAAGATGAACTCGTTGAAATTTTCGACTCCCAAGTTGAGCATAAATGCACCACACTTTGTGTTTTACGTACAGGACCTTATTGAGCGTGAATATGGAGTTAAGCTTTCTGGAAAGGGTTTACGCGTATATACGACACTTTCTCTTGAGGTCCAAAAAATTGCAGAACAAATTGTTAAGGATGAGATCGAGAAACTAAAAGGCTATCAAGTTGGTAATGGAGCTGCTGTAGTTCTTGATTCTAAAACCGGCGAGGTTCTTGCCATGGTTGGGTCATATGACTTTAACAACGATAAGTACGGCAAATTTAACGCAGCCTTAGGACTTCGACAGCCCGGTTCAACAATAAAGCCAATTACCTACGCGACTGCATTTGAAAAAGGATATACACCTTCGACGGTAGTTATGGATGTCCAGACAACCTTCCCAAATCAAGGATCGCAAGAATATAAACCGGTCAACTATGATGGTAAGTTTAGAGGACCGACTCAGCTGAGATTTGCACTTGGTAATTCCTATAACATTCCGGCGGTTAAGGTTCTTGCGTTGGTCGGAGTAAAGGACTTCTTAAGAAAAGCAGAGTCGATGGGTCTAAAGACATTTGCGCCCACGCAACAAAACATAAATAGATTTGGATTAGCCATTACGCTTGGAGGAGGAGAAAGTACTCTCCTTGATATGACCGGAGCCTTTTCTGTTCTTGCACGAGGTGGTAAATCAAACGACGTCCTGCCGATAAAAGAAGTTAAGGATAGACGAGGATTTACTGTGTATAAGCCAAAACGTAACTCATCACAACAGGTGATTACTTCTCAAGCCTCATTTCTTATTTCTCATATTCTTTCTGATAATGTTGCAAGAACGGACGCGTTTGGTCCGAGTTCCTACCTCAATATTCCAGGAAAAACTGTAGCAGTTAAAACGGGAACCACTAACGATAAACGTGATAACTGGACCATTGGTTATACGAATGATGTTACGGTAGGTGTCTGGGTTGGTAACAACGATAACTCCCCAATGAATCCTCGCATTGCCTCTGGAATAACCGGAGCATCGCCAATTTGGAGCAATATTATGAAAAAACTCCTGACCGATAAGAAATTAAAATACAGTGACGGAATTATGAAACAGCCGTCCGGAATAAAAGCTTTAATTGTTGATGCGTATCTTGGTGGCCTACCTAAGGATGGGTACCCAACGAGATCTGAGTACTTTGTAGATGGTACTGAACCGAAAGACGTTTCCGCATTTTATAAAAAGCTAAAGATCTCCAAGTCGAACGGTAAGCTCGCTAATGATGTAGAGATTCGATCTGGTAACTATGAGGAGAAAGACTTTATTGTTATTACCGAGAACGATCCGGTATCTAGTGATAATAAAAATCGTTGGCAAGAAGCAATCGATGCATGGGTTCGTGATCAGGCGGAAAAGGGTAACGATAAGTTTAAGTATCCAACAGAATCATCGGACGCCAACGCAGACAGTGTGGGCGTTAGCATAAAGAGTCCTGGTAATGAATCGAAGGTTGGTTCTAACTTTGAGGTAAAAGCAGTGTTCTCGTCTATGGAGAAGATAAAAAATGTAAAGATTTACGCGAACGGTGTAGAGAAGGTGAATATAGACGGAGATAATAAGGACATTACTAGGTCAATAACCCTCGATAAAGGAACGTACGAGATTAAGGTAGTTGCCAAAAATGAGAAGGATAAAAGTGGAGAGGCATCTGTCAAGATCGGAGTAGATATGTCTTGGAATGAAGCTCCAACAGGGGTTCCGACTGGAGTTCCAACGGCTACTCCAACTCCGACCCCAGCACTTCCTTAATTTTTTGTAGATCTGCTAGAGCCTCTTTTTCCGTAAGATTCTTTTCTGTCGAAGAAAAGTAAAATCTTACATTATGTGTCTGCTTAAATGTATCTATCAGTTTGATATGAGTCAATAATTTTGAGGTTTTTTTTGCCATCTGAGAAAGTTTCTGAAAAGTTACCGCATCGGCCCTTATATTAAGATCCAGTTTAATTGTGGCATAAGGATTGATGGGTTGGTACTGGGAAATTGTTTTTGCATTTTGAATGAGCGAAATGAGATCGAAGCTTGCAAGATAGCAGGACGATTTTAGATTGTTTTTGTGTTGTAGTTGCGTTGAGAGTTTACCAACCGAGCCAAAGACAGAGTCGTTTATGGCAAAATCAACAACTTCATTTTTAGAAAAAATATGAATCTTGGCATTTTGTAGTTCATAATCAGTAATGTGTAGTTCACTCAACAGTCCCTCAACAATTCCCTTAAGATCTGCAAACGACGTGTTCGTTGCTATTGCGACTTTATAGATCTCCTTTGGTAGATCTTTATCCTGAGGATAGTAAACCTTTGCTATCTCAAAAAATCTTAATATATCTTTTTTACCTTGATTCTCACGAATATTTTGCACCAATGAAGGCAATAATGACGTTCTCATATACTGTAGCTCTTCAGAGATTGTGTTCGATATCTTAAGATGATGCTTAACGTCAAGATTCATATTCTCGATAAGCTCCTTTGAGATCATTGAGTAATTCATTGATTCATGAAGACCAATATGTTTTAGAAAGTACTTAATCTTTCTTTGTATTTCGTACATTTGTTCGACTCCTTCCTGTGGATCTACATTGACCATCGGAGGAAGACTATTTGGCAAATTATGATAGCCGTATATTCGCGCAACTTCCTCCACTATATCCTCCGGAATATCGATGTCGCGAAGTCTTGGGGTTGGTACGGTAATTACGTATTTGGTATTTCGTATATCGTATCTCGTATGGAAGCCCAGATTTTCAAGTATCCGTTTACATTCAGCAGGTTTAATTTTTATTCCAATACGCGATTCGATAAATTGATGGTTTACCTCAATTGTTTTTTTCTTTGAAGGAGTTGGATGGTAGTCCTCAATTGGGGATGCTTGCTTTGCTCCCGCATACTGCTTCAATAGATTGAGACAGTAGACCGTTGCAGACTCTGCTCTGTCATCGTCGATGTTCTTTTCGAAATAGGCAACGGCATTGCTTCTCTTTCCGGTAAGCATGGCCGTTCTTCGCACCATTGCACCATTAAATACAGGAATAAGGAGAATTATATTCTTTTTTTTTTTGGATTGATGAATTAAAGCCTCCCATAATACCTGGTTGATCTATAAGGTTTCCCTCACCATCTGCGATCACAATATCCTTACCTGGTAGAGTTACGGTTTCTTTGTCCAAGGTCATAATTTTTCACCCTTCGTACTCTCACGGACAATCATTGTGTGTTTTTAACCTCGTCATAGTCAAAATATGACAAGGTTGCCCAATCGCAATTCTCATGTAGTTAGAGATATCTACTACATTATTCAAGGACCGTTCATCACACATTTCGAGTCGTTCTTTAATGAGCTTATCTGATGGTTGTATAGTTACGTTTGAAAGAGCTACGACGATAAGACGCTCTGCAAATTTTTGTCCTCTACCTTTAGGATTAGTGGTAGCGCTTCACCACTAAATTTTTCCATCCACTTAAATCTAAGTTCTGTGAGAGGATTTTGTCTGAGCTTTGCTTTTTACCAAACTGAGGAAGGATTGCCTGAGCCTCCTGAGCTATCCCAAATACCGAGGCCATATCGACTCGGTTTGAGGTAATCTCAATATCAAAGACGTAATCCGTAAGTCCACCTTTGGTGGAAACCTTCTCAATCCTTTCCACACCAGGCCCACAGAGGGAGAGATATTTCTGTATCTCGTAAGGATCTGCATCTGTGTCTAGATACTCAAGCAGCCAGTTGTAGGTAATCTTAATATTCATAGTTGTTAGAACTGCTCCAGGAATCTAATGTCGCCTCCGTAAACAATTCTCAAATCATCAACCTTAAGTCCTTCTTTCATTGAGAAAACCCGTTCCACTCCCCAACCCCACGCAAATCCAGAATAAATAGTTGGGTCAATTCCTCCAGCTTTTAATACGTTTGGATGAATCATTCCAGCGCCACCAAGTTCAAGCCAGCCTGCCTTACAGTATTTGCAGCCCTTTCCCAGACAAACACCACAGGAAACATCGACCTCGAATGAAGGTTCTGTAAATCTGAAGTCATAAGGACGGATACGAGCTGAGCGCTTCGGTCCAAAAAAGTTTTTACAAAGTAGTCGAGCGTTCCTTTTAACTGCGTGATATTCATGTTTTTATCAATGCATACGCCGTCAAACTGATGAAACATCGGAGTATGCGTTACGTCCCAGTTGGGTCTATACGTTTTACCAATGTTTATCATTCGAATTGGCGGTGTACTTTTCAGACGTTTCATCTCACGGTTCTGGGCATTAGTAGCATGTGGTGTAAGAAGCATACGCCCATACTTAGGATGAGGCGGCACATCAATAAAAAAGTTTCAAAATCATCACGTGCAGGATGCCCTGCTGGCATATTGAGCGCCTCAAACGCAAAGTACTCCCAGTCTACCTCTGGATATGAAACACGTATAAAACCAATCTTCTCGAAGATTTTGCTTATCTCCTCGATTGCATAGGTTGTTGTATGAAGACTTCCTTTGGGATACTTGTCGCCCGGAAGCGTAACATCAATAGAAACCGATTCATCATCCTTAGCAAACAACTGTTGTCGCTTTTCCTGAAGTGCCACAACAATCTCATTTTCAATTTATTTACATCCATTCCGAACTGTTTTTTTCTTATCCGCTGAAACAGTTTTTATTTGTTGAAGAAGGTCATTTATCTTTCCGTTTCTTCCCAGATACTGAATTTCCAGTTCTTCAAGTAGTTTTACGGTAGTGCAGGATGTAAGGTCCTTTCCAAAAGAAGCACGGACAGAATCAATGTTCATGAAAGAATTATACTAGAAGCGGGAGTTAAGAAGATGTTATTTGACTTCGCTTACGATCTTTTTGAAGACGTTAGGATACTCAGTCGCAATCTGCGAGAGAATCTTACGATCAAGTGAAATATTTTTTGCCTTGAGCTTGCTTACAAACTGACTGTATGAAAGACCTTCTGGTCTAACCGCTGCATTAATTCTTACGATCCATAAAGATCTAAAGTCTCGTCTTTTAATTCTTCGTCCAGCATACGCATACTGACCAGCATGAAGAACAGCCTCTGCGGCCTTTTTAAACTGGCTACTTCTACTTTGCCAATATCCTTTGGCAAGTTTAAGTACCTTGTTATGTCTTCGTTTTGTTCTTACACCTGATTTAACTCTCATATTATGCTAATCCCATCATTTGCTTAATTTTTCTTCCGAAGACTCCTTCGGTCTTCTTCATTAGTTTGAGACGTCGAATTCTCTTTTTCCCTTTGTTATATCGTTTGTGTCGAATATAGTGCGAGCGGTGCAAGACTTTACCGGTCTTCGTGACCTTAAAACGCTTTGCCGCTGCCTTTCTAGTCCGTACCTTTGTCTGTTTTTTCATAATTATTTTTTTCTCGAAACTACTGCACGAATTACTCTACCTTCTACCTTTGGCTCTTTGGAAATGTTGACATCTCCAAGCGCCGCGATAAAGGTTTTTACCTTCGCAATTGCCATATCCTTCTTACCCATCTCTCTTCCTTTTAGTGCAAGATTGATTCGGATTTGATTGCCTTCTGCCAAAAATTCCTTTGCTTTTTCCTCAAAGCGAGTAATGTCGCCCTGCGCAATAAACAATGAAATTTTAATGTCCTTAACTATGCTCTTTTTTATTCCTTTTCGTGCTTCCTTCTGCTTTTTATCTTCTTGATACTGGAACTTCTTAAAATCTATTAGTTTTGCGACTGGTGGCTTTGCATTTGGTGCAATCAGAACCAAATCTACCTCTTGATCGATCGCAAGCCTCATTGCCTCCTCTTTTGAAAGCAGACCCACCTGTTTACTTTCGTGATCTACAACCCGTAACGGTGATACGTTAATGTTGTGATTAATCGTATAGTGTTTCTTTTGGGGTCGAGGTGCTGGGTAATTTCTCAAATAGATTGTAAATGAGTCTTAATAAATTCTTTAACCTTCATAAGACCCAGATCTTTGCCTTCTCTGCTTCGAACCGCAACACTTAGTTCCGATTCCTGCATTTCTTTATCCCCAATTATAATCATAAATGGGACTTTTTGCAACGTGGTCTCGCGTATTTTAGCGCCTAGTGGCTTATCGTCTCCATTAATCTCGACTCTCATATCGACCTTCAACAGTTCTTGAAAGACTTCCTGTGCCTTTTCATTGTGTTTCTCCGACACAGGAAGAACCGCAACCTGAACCGGAGCCAAC is a window encoding:
- a CDS encoding 50S ribosomal protein L35, with product MKKQTKVRTRKAAAKRFKVTKTGKVLHRSHYIRHKRYNKGKKRIRRLKLMKKTEGVFGRKIKQMMGLA
- the infC gene encoding translation initiation factor IF-3: MRNYPAPRPQKKHYTINHNINVSPLRVVDHESKQVGLLSKEEAMRLAIDQEVDLVLIAPNAKPPVAKLIDFKKFQYQEDKKQKEARKGIKKSIVKDIKISLFIAQGDITRFEEKAKEFLAEGNQIRINLALKGREMGKKDMAIAKVKTFIAALGDVNISKEPKVEGRVIRAVVSRKK
- the rplT gene encoding 50S ribosomal protein L20; protein product: MRVKSGVRTKRRHNKVLKLAKGYWQSRSSQFKKAAEAVLHAGQYAYAGRRIKRRDFRSLWIVRINAAVRPEGLSYSQFVSKLKAKNISLDRKILSQIATEYPNVFKKIVSEVK
- a CDS encoding penicillin-binding protein: MRISRKQGVFRWFSRLTFKNKILTLLGAGIVVGGLFLFLVFAWFARDLPAPGKLTQVNDSATIFYDRDGKVLFELYKDKNRLPVKGDEIPDLMKKATISIEDKDFYKHKGISESGLIRALLVSPLTGGGVQGGSTITQQLIKLVLLDSERTASRKIKEMILAIEIERRYSKDEILELYLNEIPYGGTMYGVGSAAKGYFGKSPSDLTLVEMAFLAGLPQLPSQYSPFIGAKDAWKYRTTAVLRRMREEGYITKKEELEALTKMNSLKFSTPKLSINAPHFVFYVQDLIEREYGVKLSGKGLRVYTTLSLEVQKIAEQIVKDEIEKLKGYQVGNGAAVVLDSKTGEVLAMVGSYDFNNDKYGKFNAALGLRQPGSTIKPITYATAFEKGYTPSTVVMDVQTTFPNQGSQEYKPVNYDGKFRGPTQLRFALGNSYNIPAVKVLALVGVKDFLRKAESMGLKTFAPTQQNINRFGLAITLGGGESTLLDMTGAFSVLARGGKSNDVLPIKEVKDRRGFTVYKPKRNSSQQVITSQASFLISHILSDNVARTDAFGPSSYLNIPGKTVAVKTGTTNDKRDNWTIGYTNDVTVGVWVGNNDNSPMNPRIASGITGASPIWSNIMKKLLTDKKLKYSDGIMKQPSGIKALIVDAYLGGLPKDGYPTRSEYFVDGTEPKDVSAFYKKLKISKSNGKLANDVEIRSGNYEEKDFIVITENDPVSSDNKNRWQEAIDAWVRDQAEKGNDKFKYPTESSDANADSVGVSIKSPGNESKVGSNFEVKAVFSSMEKIKNVKIYANGVEKVNIDGDNKDITRSITLDKGTYEIKVVAKNEKDKSGEASVKIGVDMSWNEAPTGVPTGVPTATPTPTPALP